In Desulfovibrio sp. Fe33, one DNA window encodes the following:
- a CDS encoding dual CXXC motif small (seleno)protein, which produces MTFGRKRTWLAKGMKCEKCGLDLTTYRGCREVTLKCPSCGEVYDLREFSARMDEDFEEEMGFVPMDRI; this is translated from the coding sequence ATGACGTTCGGGCGCAAGCGCACCTGGCTCGCCAAGGGCATGAAATGTGAGAAGTGCGGTCTTGACCTGACCACGTACAGGGGATGCCGCGAGGTGACGCTGAAGTGTCCATCCTGCGGCGAGGTCTATGATCTCAGGGAATTCTCGGCCAGGATGGACGAGGACTTCGAGGAGGAAATGGGTTTTGTGCCCATGGACCGGATTTGA